Proteins encoded in a region of the Myxococcales bacterium genome:
- a CDS encoding molybdopterin-dependent oxidoreductase — MLCVTPKDRDRRAAVEQLLARREFIKTATTGTLVMALGGGLWLLADDLTREARAQTRSDGRPRLPPGQRVIKRWKPMGGDAGDASPGAFRLKVHGAVQSPFTLDMSQLLAMPQTELGVDVHCVTGWSALGILVKGVRVKDLAERAKLAKNARYVIFEAAHGYTANVPLRDALGPSVVVAHRLDDKPLPRAHGAPARVVLPDLYFWKSPKWVTGIRFASKNEPGYWEQRGYHNHGDPWKEERYG; from the coding sequence ATGCTGTGCGTGACCCCGAAAGACCGCGACAGACGGGCAGCCGTCGAACAACTCCTCGCCCGCCGTGAGTTCATCAAGACCGCCACCACGGGCACTCTGGTCATGGCTCTCGGCGGCGGGCTGTGGCTGCTGGCCGATGATCTGACGCGCGAGGCACGCGCCCAGACCCGCAGCGACGGCCGCCCCCGCTTGCCCCCCGGCCAGCGGGTGATCAAACGCTGGAAACCCATGGGCGGCGACGCGGGGGACGCGAGTCCGGGTGCGTTTCGTCTGAAGGTGCACGGTGCGGTGCAGAGCCCGTTCACCCTCGACATGAGTCAGCTCTTGGCGATGCCACAGACCGAGCTCGGCGTGGACGTTCACTGCGTCACCGGCTGGTCGGCGCTCGGCATCCTGGTGAAGGGTGTGCGGGTGAAGGACCTGGCCGAGCGGGCCAAACTCGCCAAGAACGCCCGCTACGTGATCTTCGAGGCCGCGCACGGCTACACCGCCAACGTCCCGCTCCGGGACGCTCTGGGGCCGAGTGTGGTGGTCGCGCATCGCCTGGACGACAAACCCCTGCCGCGCGCCCATGGCGCACCGGCGCGGGTCGTCTTGCCGGACCTGTACTTCTGGAAGAGCCCCAAGTGGGTCACCGGCATCCGATTCGCCAGCAAGAACGAGCCGGGTTACTGGGAGCAGCGCGGTTATCACAACCACGGTGACCCCTGGAAAGAGGAGCGCTACGGGTGA
- a CDS encoding PepSY-associated TM helix domain-containing protein, with translation MHRDFGYLVIGLTVIYALSGLAVNHIADWDPSFTQIDRTHQVATPLPEEDEATASAVLAQLSIKERPNEIYRTNDTQLDLVFEQRTLHVDTASGKVIEEGQKPRFFLRLANWLHLNRGKKAWSYVADGYAVLLLFLSISGLFMIPGRKGLFGRGAVIALIGASIPVVYVGYSGGPGGRDKPVSPPAAPR, from the coding sequence ATGCATCGCGATTTCGGCTACCTCGTGATCGGGCTCACGGTCATCTACGCGCTGAGCGGGCTGGCGGTGAATCACATCGCCGACTGGGATCCGAGCTTCACGCAGATCGACCGCACACACCAGGTCGCGACGCCGTTGCCCGAAGAGGACGAAGCGACGGCCAGCGCGGTGCTCGCGCAGCTCTCGATCAAAGAACGGCCGAACGAGATCTATCGGACGAACGACACCCAGCTCGATCTCGTGTTCGAGCAGCGCACGTTGCACGTCGACACCGCGAGCGGGAAGGTCATCGAAGAGGGGCAGAAGCCGCGTTTTTTCCTGCGCCTCGCCAACTGGTTGCACCTGAACCGGGGCAAGAAGGCCTGGAGCTACGTGGCCGATGGTTATGCCGTGCTGCTCTTGTTCTTGTCCATCTCCGGGCTGTTCATGATCCCCGGGCGCAAGGGCCTGTTCGGTCGCGGCGCGGTGATCGCGCTGATCGGCGCATCCATCCCGGTGGTCTACGTCGGTTATTCGGGAGGTCCCGGCGGACGGGACAAACCCGTGTCGCCGCCTGCAGCGCCGCGCTGA
- a CDS encoding thioredoxin family protein, whose product MRLGSLICLGFLAACSPAQGPTAPASNAPERPAPSTSLGSAPAPGAPVVADAGATDTHPPLSWIDDDVPAGMALAKKTGKLVFIDTWAEWCHTCISMKHFVLDSPALRSLGEQVVFVAVDTEKEKNAAFVDQHAVDVWPTFFMLDPDSGDVLGYWPGSGSVKEMDDFMREAIAARDARRSDKLDPKSPLAALLAGKKAQAASAYDQAAKHYQAAAERAPSDWSRRSEALSGWVSALFNAGRADQCLDAGVKNLSNVRGAAKPTDFARTVLDCAEHAKSATKVKQARVAVRDLLKQIVASPHSEATPDDRADSLSVYADVLLELGDKTTASQALTDRLALLLKAAKDAPSPAAAQTYDAALANAFLAMGRASEAIKLLQEREKQLPNSYEPPGRLAGVLLALKKYPEASAAIERALAHADGPRRLRFLEIKADILAARGDHAGQVKALEDAVAGYAAQAKRQAAKPQRMVTAKRRLDAAKAELARAKSNKP is encoded by the coding sequence ATGCGCCTCGGCTCGCTGATCTGTTTGGGGTTTTTGGCAGCCTGCTCACCCGCCCAAGGGCCAACCGCGCCAGCTTCGAATGCACCGGAGCGCCCGGCCCCGAGCACGAGTCTCGGCTCCGCACCGGCGCCCGGAGCGCCCGTCGTTGCGGACGCCGGCGCAACCGATACCCATCCACCCCTGAGCTGGATCGACGACGACGTGCCGGCGGGCATGGCGCTCGCCAAGAAGACCGGCAAGCTCGTGTTCATCGATACCTGGGCAGAGTGGTGCCACACCTGCATCAGCATGAAGCACTTCGTGCTCGACTCCCCCGCCCTGCGCTCACTGGGTGAGCAGGTCGTGTTCGTGGCGGTCGACACCGAGAAGGAGAAGAACGCCGCCTTCGTCGACCAGCACGCGGTCGACGTCTGGCCCACATTCTTCATGCTCGATCCCGACAGCGGCGATGTCCTCGGATACTGGCCCGGCTCGGGGTCGGTCAAAGAGATGGACGACTTCATGCGCGAGGCGATCGCCGCCCGCGACGCGCGGCGTTCGGACAAACTCGACCCCAAGTCCCCGCTCGCCGCGCTCCTGGCTGGCAAAAAGGCCCAGGCCGCGTCCGCCTACGACCAGGCCGCAAAACACTATCAGGCCGCCGCCGAGCGCGCGCCGAGTGACTGGTCGCGGCGCAGCGAGGCGCTGTCGGGATGGGTCAGCGCGCTCTTCAACGCGGGTCGCGCCGATCAGTGTCTGGACGCTGGCGTGAAGAACCTGAGCAACGTGCGGGGCGCCGCCAAACCCACCGATTTTGCCCGCACCGTGCTCGACTGCGCCGAACACGCAAAGAGCGCAACCAAGGTCAAACAGGCCCGCGTTGCGGTCCGGGACCTCTTGAAGCAGATCGTCGCTTCGCCGCACTCTGAGGCGACGCCGGACGATCGGGCCGACAGCCTGAGTGTGTACGCCGACGTCTTGCTCGAGCTGGGGGACAAGACCACGGCGAGCCAAGCTCTGACCGATCGCCTCGCGCTCCTGCTGAAGGCGGCGAAGGATGCGCCCTCACCCGCCGCTGCCCAGACCTACGACGCAGCGCTCGCCAACGCGTTTCTTGCCATGGGTCGCGCCAGTGAGGCCATCAAGCTGCTCCAGGAGCGCGAGAAACAGCTGCCGAATTCCTACGAACCGCCGGGTCGCCTGGCGGGAGTGCTGCTGGCACTGAAGAAGTATCCCGAGGCGTCGGCGGCCATCGAACGCGCGCTCGCGCACGCGGACGGCCCCCGACGTCTGCGCTTCCTCGAGATCAAGGCGGACATTCTCGCGGCGCGCGGCGACCACGCAGGGCAGGTCAAAGCGCTCGAAGACGCCGTGGCGGGTTACGCCGCCCAGGCCAAGCGGCAGGCGGCAAAACCGCAGCGCATGGTCACCGCCAAGCGCCGACTGGATGCGGCCAAAGCGGAGCTCGCCCGGGCGAAGTCGAACAAACCCTGA
- a CDS encoding acyl-CoA dehydrogenase family protein, with product MIEWGEQHLAIRDSFRRFVDAEIKPRREELEHGDTPPYEVLRKMFATFGLREMAMMRYEADLEKAERKSAEPDEPRAPRVNPMAGEMAAMQMIPIIELSRHSPGMVTALGVSAGLTAATIMSRGTRAQKERWAKDLLTLDKIGAWAITEPGSGSDAFGQMKASARRHEDGYLLNGNKTFITNGPWADTIVFICKLDEGNDAKDRKVLSFVVEKGMQGLEQTKPLRKMGMHSSPTGELFLSDVYVTRDRLLGETEEISYRTGAKDTFKSERTGVVAMALGIVQQCLDLSVEYAKTRVQFGRPIGEFQLIQLKLAKMEVARMNIQNLVYRVIELAGAGKAMTLAEASACKLYCAQSAMEVALEAVQLFGGNGYMSEYQVEQLARDAKVLQIYGGTDEIQISQIARSLMST from the coding sequence ATGATCGAATGGGGCGAGCAACACCTGGCCATCCGCGACTCGTTCCGGCGCTTCGTCGACGCGGAGATCAAACCGCGGCGTGAGGAGCTCGAGCACGGCGACACGCCGCCCTACGAGGTGCTTCGCAAGATGTTCGCCACGTTTGGCCTGCGCGAAATGGCCATGATGCGCTACGAGGCGGATCTGGAGAAGGCAGAGCGAAAATCTGCCGAGCCGGACGAGCCGCGCGCGCCTCGGGTCAACCCGATGGCCGGGGAGATGGCCGCCATGCAGATGATTCCGATCATCGAGCTGTCGCGTCACAGCCCCGGCATGGTGACTGCGCTCGGCGTCAGCGCAGGTCTCACTGCGGCGACCATCATGAGCCGGGGCACTCGTGCTCAGAAGGAGCGCTGGGCCAAGGATCTGCTCACCCTCGACAAGATCGGCGCCTGGGCCATCACCGAACCCGGCTCGGGCTCGGATGCGTTCGGGCAGATGAAGGCGAGCGCGCGACGCCACGAGGACGGGTACCTGCTGAACGGCAACAAGACCTTCATCACCAACGGCCCATGGGCGGACACGATCGTGTTCATCTGCAAGCTGGACGAGGGCAACGACGCCAAGGATCGCAAGGTGCTGTCATTCGTAGTCGAGAAGGGCATGCAGGGTCTCGAACAGACCAAGCCGCTCCGGAAGATGGGCATGCATTCGTCCCCCACCGGCGAGCTGTTCTTGAGCGACGTGTACGTGACTCGCGATCGACTGCTCGGCGAGACCGAAGAAATCTCGTACCGCACCGGCGCCAAGGACACCTTCAAGTCCGAGCGCACGGGGGTCGTGGCGATGGCGCTCGGCATCGTCCAGCAGTGCCTCGATTTGTCGGTCGAGTACGCCAAGACGCGGGTGCAGTTCGGGCGTCCGATCGGGGAGTTTCAGCTGATCCAGCTCAAGCTCGCCAAGATGGAAGTCGCGCGCATGAACATTCAGAACCTGGTCTATCGGGTGATCGAGCTGGCGGGCGCGGGCAAGGCCATGACGCTCGCCGAAGCCAGTGCGTGCAAGCTCTACTGCGCGCAGAGCGCGATGGAGGTCGCGCTGGAGGCGGTGCAGCTATTCGGCGGCAACGGCTACATGTCGGAGTATCAGGTGGAGCAACTCGCCCGCGACGCCAAGGTGCTGCAAATCTACGGCGGGACCGACGAGATCCAGATCTCGCAGATCGCACGCAGCCTGATGAGCACCTGA
- a CDS encoding acyl-CoA dehydrogenase family protein, whose amino-acid sequence MTDPDELTQFGAEFSAWLAANRPAPPSFKLPQTFLEVESADQMAYHRDWQRKVYDAGYLGFDVPEAYGGRGIEPEKKRVVEAALAQARAPFFVNFLALTWVAPTILTFGTEAQKSRLLAPLLRGDEIWCQGFSEPNAGSDLASLRTRAVKTAEGWEISGHKVWTTLAHFAKWMILLARTDPDANKYAGLSYFLFPMDAPGVSVQPLIKMTGEGGFNQVLFDRSPMPRDCLLGEEGQGWNIALTTLMFERGAADSSSRERSSALLEQLKRLVSLAQRTQRNGRPIASDPVFRDRLATLWIEAAAIGFSGTRSGVSDLVKERPLALPLMNKLVASEWNQRVAELACEMLGPDAALSAEDARAPDRGEWPRAFMNSFGMTIGGGTSEILRNIIGERVLGLPKSK is encoded by the coding sequence TTGACCGACCCCGACGAGCTCACGCAGTTTGGCGCGGAGTTTTCCGCGTGGCTCGCCGCCAATCGGCCGGCGCCACCGAGCTTCAAGCTGCCGCAGACCTTCCTGGAGGTGGAGAGCGCCGATCAGATGGCGTACCACCGGGATTGGCAGCGGAAGGTCTACGACGCCGGGTACCTCGGCTTCGACGTACCCGAGGCCTACGGCGGGCGTGGCATCGAGCCCGAGAAGAAACGCGTCGTCGAGGCAGCGCTGGCGCAGGCGCGCGCGCCCTTCTTCGTCAACTTCCTGGCGCTGACCTGGGTAGCGCCGACGATCTTGACGTTCGGCACCGAGGCTCAGAAGTCCCGCCTGCTCGCGCCGCTGCTGCGGGGCGACGAGATCTGGTGTCAGGGTTTCAGCGAGCCCAACGCCGGCAGTGATCTGGCGAGCCTCCGCACCCGCGCAGTGAAGACCGCTGAGGGTTGGGAAATCTCCGGGCACAAGGTCTGGACGACCCTGGCGCACTTTGCCAAATGGATGATCCTGCTTGCGCGCACCGATCCCGACGCCAACAAGTACGCGGGCCTCTCCTATTTCCTGTTCCCAATGGACGCTCCGGGAGTCAGCGTTCAACCCCTGATCAAGATGACGGGCGAGGGCGGCTTCAATCAGGTGCTGTTCGACCGCTCGCCGATGCCCCGAGACTGCCTGCTCGGCGAGGAAGGACAAGGCTGGAACATCGCGCTCACGACGCTGATGTTCGAACGCGGCGCGGCCGACTCGAGCTCCCGCGAGCGCTCGTCCGCGCTGCTCGAGCAGCTCAAGCGGCTGGTCTCACTGGCGCAGCGAACCCAGCGCAACGGCAGGCCCATCGCCAGCGATCCGGTGTTCCGAGATCGCCTGGCCACGCTGTGGATCGAGGCGGCCGCCATCGGTTTCTCTGGCACCCGTAGCGGAGTCTCGGATCTGGTCAAGGAGCGACCGCTGGCGTTGCCGCTGATGAACAAACTCGTTGCATCCGAGTGGAACCAGCGGGTAGCGGAGCTCGCCTGCGAGATGCTCGGGCCCGACGCCGCTCTTTCGGCCGAGGACGCGCGGGCCCCCGACCGCGGCGAGTGGCCCCGCGCGTTCATGAATTCCTTCGGCATGACGATCGGCGGCGGCACCAGCGAGATCCTCCGCAACATCATCGGGGAGCGGGTGCTCGGCCTGCCCAAGAGCAAGTGA